The genome window TGTTAGCCCAGAAAACGGTCTGGTCTTCCGGTGAGTTGAGAGCCACTCCGTCGAGTGTTACATTGATGCGGCTTCCGGCAGCGCCACGAATGCGCATATAGGTAGTACCGGTGCCGATACCGTTCTCACTCCAGGCGAGAATGCCCGGTGTACGAGAAAGGAGAAATGGCAATTCCTGACCTGAGCAAGAGAATTGTTTGAGTTCTGATTTCCTGATGTTAGCCACGGCGTATGGAGCTTCCTTTGCGGCACGTACGCCTTTTACAATCACTTCATTCAAATTCTGCACCTTCAAGGTGTCGATTTTTGTCTGTGCCAGTGCAGCCTGGCTTGCCAAAGAGCAAAACGCTACACTGAGTGCGATCCCGTTGAATCTTTTCATTTATTTAAATTAAAAACATCATATAAGGGGGGAATGTGCCTTATTTTCCTACGCCAGCATTACCTGGTTCAGGTCGATGGGTATATTCTCAGCATCCGCTTTTTTCTCTTTTCCGGCGGTAGCACCCCTTAGTTAGCTCTCTGCTAACCGGGTGCAAAGGTACAAATAAATTTGATAACCGCAAAATTTACGTAGATTTTTACTATATTTGTGTCCTTTTATCATTCTTTTTTCTTATATTTGCAGTCGGATTGCTGTTATTCGCAGTCTTGACAGTTTGAAACCTAAACTTCATGTGATAGGATTATGAGACGATATATTTCACATTTGTTCACGTGGGTCATCTCTTTCCTGACCCTGTTGGCATTCTCATCGTGCTTGAATGAGCATCCTAAGGATCAGCTCGATGGGGGTGGCAGCAATGGTTCTGCGTCTGAAATATTCGATACGACCATAGCTCCTTTATATGATTTTATGGGTGGAACGATAGATGGGGAAGGCATCAGCGATATTCAGCGTCTTGACAGTCTGCTTTCTCTTTCTCCTGATGATGAGCAGCTTTATTCTTCCTGGCAATATCTTTATCGGGCTATCGGTATGTGCAACAAGTCGCTGGATATGATTGATTTACAGTCAGTACGCCTTACCGATAACCAGAAGGCGCAGTTCAAGGCTGAGGTGCGTGCCATCAGAGCCATGATGTATTATGAGGCGATGGATTTGTATGGCAGGATTCCGGTACTCCTGTCTTCGGCAGAATCACTCATCTATGAACCGGCTTCGGGCTCTTCGGTTACCGATGAAAAGCTGTCGGCTCAGAGCGAACGGAGCGAAATCTTCCATTTCATCTTCAGCGAATTGCAGCAGGTGTTGCCTTATCTTCCTCAGACGTCCAGTTTGGAGGAAGGCTCTCATTATGGGCGCATCACGCAGCCTGTGGTCAACTTCCTGCTGGCTAAGCTGGCGCTGAATGCTGAAATCTATATGTACAACGATTGGGCGCAGGGTTACAGGAAGCGTCCGAAGGGTAGGGACCTGGAATTTATGGTGCGTACTGCCGATGGTGCCTCGCTCATTACGGGCGGCAAGGCGAGTGAGAACCGCAGCAAGATATTGAATGCTTGGGAAACCTGTATCTTCTATTGCAACAGACTGGCTGATGAAGGCTACAGTTTAGAGGAGGATGAAATCTTCAACAGTTCTGCGCGTTATCTGATGCCGAAGGATGCGCTGGTGATGGATGAGGCTGATTCTGTTCAGCATTCCCGGCCAGCCAAACCTCTGTTCCGTTTCCGCTATACCGATGTTTTGCTGATGAAGGCTGAGGCGATGGAGCGCAACGATGGGGATGGCAGGGCAGAGTATAATATGGTTCGTGCGCATGCCGGTTTGTCTGCGCGCAAGTCTTCGCTTGCCAATATTCTGGAAGACCGTCAGGTTGTGCTGGCGGACGAGACCTGTCACCGTCAGGACCTTATCCGTTTCGGCAAGTTCCTCAAGTCCTCGCATCTTCGCCGTTCTGTTCAGTCCGCTCTCTCGTTCTGTTCCATCGTCTTCCCGATACCTCAGCGAAGTCTTGCCTTCAATGGCAAGTTGGTACAGAATAAAGGATATGAGGCAATGGAATAGCCAAAAACTCTTCACTCTTCACCCGATAGCTCGAATCCCCTTTATATAAAGGCGCTGCGGAGGGTGAAGAGTTTTTTGTAACTCTTCACCTCTCTTCACCCACTCTTCACCTCTCGAATCCCCTTTATATAAAGGCATTCCCAGCGATTGGGTGAAGAGTGAAGAGTAAAATCAATTCGACCTGTACGGTTTAATTACCCAATACGCCCTGAAAGGGCAGAAGCTCCTAGCCCAGGGCATCGCCCTGGGTATAATAGCAGTCAGCAAGGCGCCCTGTAAGGGCAAAAGCTTTGTTAATTGCCTGGTATTTGAAAGCTTTTGCCCTTACAGGGCGACAGGTTTGCGCCCATAATAACCCAGGGCGATGCCCTGGGAGGGCACTGAAAAAGTCCCTTCATGGGTTATGTTAGTTTAACATTCGATCTTTGAAATAGTGTACCCAAAAGTTGCATATGTGCAATATTTTTTGTATCTTTGTAGAAAAATACAAGGATTATGCTAGAGCAACAACAGACCATATCATTCAGTGATTATTCAAGTTTGTATGACTTGATTATCCCAAAAGACAACCTGCTCCGCCAGATTACTGACCTGGTGGACTTTCGTTTCGTATACCAGGAATTGCAGGACAAGTATTGTCATGACAATGGTCGTACAGCAGAGAGTCCTATCCGTATGTTTAAGTATCTTCTTTTAAAGGTAATCTATGACATATCGGATGTTGATGTTGTTGAACGTACTCGCTATGATATGTCGTTTAAGTACTTCTTGGGATTAACTCCTGAGGAGACTAATCTGATTAATCCTAGTTCCTTGACCAAATTCCGTCGACTTCGTCTGAAGGATATGGACCTGTTGGATCTTCTTATCAAGAAGACTGTTTCTATTGCTATAGAAGCAGGTGTCCTCAAGTCTAGAACCATCATTGTTGATGCAACCCATACGCATTCTCGTTCCAACCCTATCAGTGCAGCAAAGAGTTTGGAGTATTATTGCAAGGCCGTAATCAAGGTCGTTAATTCTGTGGATGACAGCATGGAATTGCCTGAGCTTCCAAAAGAAAAGAAGTATTCTTCTATCATGACTGCAGCCAAAACGATAGTTGCTACGGTGGAAGCTGATGCTGCAACTGCCAATATGCCTGCAGTCAAGGAGCGTCTCAATATGCTGAAAGAAACCATTTCAGACGCAGAGACCCGAGGCGTAATATCAAAAGATGCAGATGCCCGTACAGGACATAAAACAGCGCATTCTTCATTCTTTGGCTATAAGACGCATATAGCTATGAGCGATGAGAGAATTATCACCGCAGCTACCGTCACCTCCGGCGAGAAGGGTGATGGACAGCAATTGCCAGAATTGATAAAAAAGACAGAGGAAGCAGGAATGGAAGTTGATTCCATAGTAGCAGATAAGGCATATTCCAGCAAGGAGAATCTCAAAATGGCAAAGGAAAACAATATGCGCCTCTCTGCTCGTTTAAGCTCTGTAATTGACGGTAATCGAACAAACAAACTCCCTTTTGAATACAACAAGGATGCAGATCTGTACGTCTGCCCAGCAGGGCATCTGGCGAAATGGAAAGAGATGAATTATCGCAAAAATGACAAGCGTCACAGAAACTCCAGCATTACCTATTATTTTGATGTGGACAAATGCAAGGTCTGTCCATTACGTGAAGGTTGCTACAAGGAAGGAGCCAAGACAAAAACATATGCGGTTACCATCAAATCGGATGAACAGTTGGAGCAAATCGAATATCAAAAAACAGAAGAGTTTATAAATCTTCAGAGGAAACGATACAAGATAGAAGCCAAAAACTCCGAACTTAAGAATGTCTTAGGATATGACAGAGCCCTGTCATACGGTTTGTCGTGCATGGAAATGCAGGGAGCTTTGACTATTTTCGCTGCAAATGTGAAGAGAATCATCAAATTGATGCAAAATGCATAAGGGGGGAAGTAGATTTCTCTATATATTGCCGAATTAAACGCCAGAAACGCTATAGAAAGCTGTTTGAGACTATATTCCTGTCCAAAAAAGTATTTCACTTTTAAAAGATGAAATGCGTCTTGGACAAGAATTAAAGTTCAAAAACAAGCTATGCAACTTAAAATTGGGTACCTTTTTCAGTGCCCTCCCTGGGCTAGGAGCTTCTGCCCTTTCAGGGCGTGTGGGGCAAAACTTGCGAAAGTTCTGTCGGTTATTTAAAAAACTGATAAACGCGTTTTCATTCGCTGTTTGGCTCAGACAGCCCACTGTTCTTCCTATCGCTAGTCTGCTGTTCTAGTTTCGCTAGTTCGCTGTTCTTGTTGCACTTGTCCCCTGTTTCCGTTTCTCCAGTCTGCTGTTCTTGTTTCACTCGTCAGCTGTCCCCGATAAATAAAACCATTTTTTTCCTTTTTAAAAATCACTTTTTTCCTTTTCCCATCCTCATTTAAAAATAAAATTTGTACTTTTGCATGCGTATTAACGTGTTAACGATAATCTTGGCAGATGCCAAATACAAAAATAAGAACGAAATGGATACATTATATTTATTGCAGTTCGCCTGTTTCCTATTTATGCTCGTCAATATCCTCATCCTGGGTATTACCCGACTGCACATGAAGTGGATGAACCGGCGATATGAAGTGTCACGATGGCTGATTATCGGAGCCATGGTAGGATTAGCCATACAATTTCTCATGCAGATGCTTCTGGGCTTCCGGGCTCAAGACGCTGCTGTGGGAGCCGTTTTCAACATTCTGGTCTATCCCCCTTGCTTCTCGCTCATCTCTATTGGCATTTACAATATCGAGGCAACGCATGCCAACCGCCGGAAGATGAGCATCGTTTGCGCCAGCATTTATGCCGCCATATTGGCTGCCTTCTGCATCGGCTTTATCCAGAGCGGAAACTTCCATATCGGCAGCTGGATTTATGTGATGATAGTCCTGTTCGCCTTCAGCGTAGCCTATTGCATCTATATGATAATAGTGGAAATCAGAAAGCGCAGAAGAATGCTGGAGGTGATGGCTGGTTATGATATCCTGCCTTACGTGAGATATGCGCGAGCCAGTGTATTCATTGTCTTTTTCCCTGCAGTAGCCCTGCCTTTTGCAGTTCTTTCCACCAAATCTCTATATGTAATCGGACCTCTGGGACTGCTTGCTGTCTTTTTCTTCACGCTCAGTTTCATGGCTTTGGGCTATAATTACGTACCTTCCGAAGAACTTCTGGATAAGGAGGAAGAAGAGGAGGCTGCCATGGAATGTGTGGAAGACAATACCTGTTTAGAACTGCAGGATGAAGAACTGGATGATAGGAAAGAAACTTTACAATCGCAGCGTTCAGAAAGACGGAAGAAGATCATCCGTAAGAAGTTGGATGAATGGTGTGCTGCCAATGGTTATAGGGATACGTCGCTGAATATGATTACCCTGTCACGTTCGTTGAATATCAGCAGATACGAGTTGTCGCGCTACCTCTCATCCTGTCTCAATACCACCTTCCGCCCCTGGCTTGCCGAGGTGCGTTTTGAGGCTGCCAAGAAGATGATGTTGGATAACCCCGACTTCGGTAATGACATCATTTCTGCCGAGTGTGGCTTCTCTTCCCGTACCCATCTCTACCGTATGTTCAAAGAGAAAGAAGGCTGCTCTCCGACGGCTTGGAGAGAGGAAAACTGTTAAAAAGTATGTATTAGGTGTCGCATTCCCCACGAATGAGACACCTTTTTTGTAGGAATGCGACACCTATGTGGGGGAATGCGACACCTTGTTTCAAAGAAAAACACTATCTTTGCACCATGAAAAGTATAATAGAATCATTAGCCAAAGAAGAACAGGCTATCCTGATAGTAGCTTTGTTTCTCCTCATTTATGTTGGTATCATGATTAATGTCATGGTGAGGGAATATAGGGCCTATCTTGATGATTACCCGATGTATCATTTCAGCTTGGGTGATTTCATCAGGAGAGGGCGTTTCTATATCTGCCTCATTCTCGGCGTAGTGTTTATCACGTTCGTATGTCTGGTAGTCAGTCTGATGGCAATCAGTATTCAGTAATTTCTTGATAAAAAATAATAACAAAGCATAACATTTATGATGAAAAGATTTACAAATCAATCCAATGGGTCGCAAGCCGGCCGTATGTACAATGGGGGGGCGAAGTTTTGTAGATTCGCTCTGTTCCCATTGATGTTGCTCATGTTGTTGCTTCTGCCAGCCGGCATGGTGGCGCAGAAGGCAGCTTCCAGTTCTAAGTATATAGCAAC of Segatella copri contains these proteins:
- a CDS encoding RagB/SusD family nutrient uptake outer membrane protein; the encoded protein is MRRYISHLFTWVISFLTLLAFSSCLNEHPKDQLDGGGSNGSASEIFDTTIAPLYDFMGGTIDGEGISDIQRLDSLLSLSPDDEQLYSSWQYLYRAIGMCNKSLDMIDLQSVRLTDNQKAQFKAEVRAIRAMMYYEAMDLYGRIPVLLSSAESLIYEPASGSSVTDEKLSAQSERSEIFHFIFSELQQVLPYLPQTSSLEEGSHYGRITQPVVNFLLAKLALNAEIYMYNDWAQGYRKRPKGRDLEFMVRTADGASLITGGKASENRSKILNAWETCIFYCNRLADEGYSLEEDEIFNSSARYLMPKDALVMDEADSVQHSRPAKPLFRFRYTDVLLMKAEAMERNDGDGRAEYNMVRAHAGLSARKSSLANILEDRQVVLADETCHRQDLIRFGKFLKSSHLRRSVQSALSFCSIVFPIPQRSLAFNGKLVQNKGYEAME
- a CDS encoding IS1182 family transposase, which codes for MLEQQQTISFSDYSSLYDLIIPKDNLLRQITDLVDFRFVYQELQDKYCHDNGRTAESPIRMFKYLLLKVIYDISDVDVVERTRYDMSFKYFLGLTPEETNLINPSSLTKFRRLRLKDMDLLDLLIKKTVSIAIEAGVLKSRTIIVDATHTHSRSNPISAAKSLEYYCKAVIKVVNSVDDSMELPELPKEKKYSSIMTAAKTIVATVEADAATANMPAVKERLNMLKETISDAETRGVISKDADARTGHKTAHSSFFGYKTHIAMSDERIITAATVTSGEKGDGQQLPELIKKTEEAGMEVDSIVADKAYSSKENLKMAKENNMRLSARLSSVIDGNRTNKLPFEYNKDADLYVCPAGHLAKWKEMNYRKNDKRHRNSSITYYFDVDKCKVCPLREGCYKEGAKTKTYAVTIKSDEQLEQIEYQKTEEFINLQRKRYKIEAKNSELKNVLGYDRALSYGLSCMEMQGALTIFAANVKRIIKLMQNA
- a CDS encoding AraC family transcriptional regulator, which produces MDTLYLLQFACFLFMLVNILILGITRLHMKWMNRRYEVSRWLIIGAMVGLAIQFLMQMLLGFRAQDAAVGAVFNILVYPPCFSLISIGIYNIEATHANRRKMSIVCASIYAAILAAFCIGFIQSGNFHIGSWIYVMIVLFAFSVAYCIYMIIVEIRKRRRMLEVMAGYDILPYVRYARASVFIVFFPAVALPFAVLSTKSLYVIGPLGLLAVFFFTLSFMALGYNYVPSEELLDKEEEEEAAMECVEDNTCLELQDEELDDRKETLQSQRSERRKKIIRKKLDEWCAANGYRDTSLNMITLSRSLNISRYELSRYLSSCLNTTFRPWLAEVRFEAAKKMMLDNPDFGNDIISAECGFSSRTHLYRMFKEKEGCSPTAWREENC